The window TTACCATTGAGAACCTTACTTCCACTTTTTCCTATAACACAAAAATTTAATTTGTGTTTGGTGGCAAATTCAATTGCAGATTTTGGATCCACTACTAAAGTTTCTCCTTCTCGTATACAAAGTGTTTTACATCCACTTTCGAGCATCATTTGGAAGGTATGGATTCCTATGGTGGGTAAGTCAAAACGATCATCTTGTTTGGCTTTTGGGCTTTTACAAACAACCGCATCTCCTTTCTTTTTGGTATACAGACCACCCCGTTTGATGGTTTCATCGGTTCCTTCCACTGCTTCTACAGCAATTACCGATTCATCACAAACCACAACCATTTGTCCGATATCTAAATCTGCCATTTTTTCGGCGTAAAACATTCCAAAGTCGATGTCTTTTAGTTCTTGGGAGCTAAACTTTTTAGGGGTGTATCTTCCTTCGGGAAGGAGGAGAGATTGTAGGTAGATCTTTTGGGAGATCACCTTCACACCCATGGCCTCGAATTCATCGGCAATCGCAAGAAAGATAGGATAGTCATTGCGGTTGATGGTGCGAGCAAGGATGGCAAGGGCTTTTAAATCAAATTTGAGTTTTTGGAAGAGAAGGTCTTTACGAACTTTTCCAAGCATTAAAATCCGAGTGATTTTTTCTTTTTGGATGGTTTTGAGAATTTTACCCACTTGGGTGATATGCACAGGGATTGTCCGTGCACTGTGTTCTCTCGGGACGAAATCGGATTCAATGAGTCCCAAAAATAAAGGATCTTCTCCTGCTGCCAGAGCCTCTGACATTCCGATATGAGGTAGTTCACCACCACCAGCAATAATGGCTAATCGGCCTTTGGGTGCCAAAGAAAAACCTTACGTGGATCCAGAATCACCACTGCTGGAAGCAGGAGTGGAACTATTTTTTTTATAATCTGTTACGTAAAATCCAGATCCTTTGAAAATGATTCCGGCACTAGCAGAAATGCGGCGTTCGACAGATCCATTTTTTCCACAGAGGCACAGGGTCAGTGCATCGTCTTTCATTGATTGAACGTGTTCAAAGTCTTTTCCACATGTATGGCAATGGTAATCGTAGGTAGCCATAAATTTTCCCCCTCTAATGGATTCCTGTTCTAATTTCAAAGAGTAACACTTGTTCCCGGTTTGGTTCTTTTACGAGTGGGAGACAAATTTCCCAGGAGTAACGACCAGATTGTAAGGCCGATTCATCCATAGGTAAGGAACGAATGGACTGAATGAGTCCTGTGTTTCGCCTCCAAAGGCTAGCGTTCCATTTGTCCCCATCGCGGGATTCAATGTGTAAGGACAGATTTTCTCGTCTTTTTTCGCCGTCGAGGACATATCGATTTTTATTTACCCAGATGGATTCTTTATCCAAGGATATGGAATAGGCAAGGTGTTCCTGGTTGTCGTAGTTTAAATGGAGTTCTAAAAAACTGATGGGAACTTCAGAATCCGTAGGGCTAAAGGAAAATTCAAAGTAGTTCTTATCACCTGAGAGTTTTTTACAAATCCTTTGGGTTACCTTGGATTCTTTTGTTTTGCCATAGATAGGAAACCCCGTTTCTCCTGATACTCGGACGGATTCCCGGGGGATGTAATTCCCGAAAAAAGTGGAAGGGATTTGATTTCCGTTCCAACCTTCAAAGTCAATTCGGATCTCATTGTCTACGGCCTTAAATCTTTTTTCAAATTCGGCCACGATGTTTGGATTCGGAGGTACTTCGGTTAAAAATCCAGAAAAGATCCAAGCCGATTTTTGTAAGTTAGGAAAGTAACAACGTTTCCAGTGACCGTTATGGCCAGCGATGGTTTCTGTACCTGCATCTTCTTCTAAACAAAAACTAAGTTCTGGTTCGCTGATTTTTCCCACTTCCGCATTTTCGCGCCCAGGGCCACTCCTGAGGTTTACATTTTTTCCTCGGATTACAGCGATTTGGTGAGATAAAAGAGTGTTTTGTGTATTCGCGAGAAAGTGAAGACTCTGGAGCAAAAATTCAGATTCAATTTCACCGATTGGTTCAAAAGGAAAACTGAGTAGGTTTGCCAGTGACCGACTGAAACTTTCCTCCATTCCCCTTGGGTCTTCTAAGATGAGTAAGAGGAGGAGGTGAGTGACTTCACGTTTTGGAATGGGTTTGGATAAGGTTCCAATTTTTGTGATGAGTGCTCTTTTGTATCCATCCCCATGTTTTTTTAAATGGGACAGATAAGGATCTTCGATATGGTAATAAGTCCCTCTCGTTGTTTCCCATTCGATGAGTTTGGTAACAGAACGTTTTTTGAAAAAAGAAATAAGGTCTTGAGAGGAGGCCTTTTCGTTTAGTTTTTTTTCTAATTGAGAGATGGTTTGTGAAAGTATGGTAAGTTCTAATTCACTGGATGGGATTTCTGTATCGGCATAGAGTTTTAGAACTTTTAAGTAGGATTCCGATTGGTAGAGGTCATAGGCCTTGTCTTCTCTTTCACGAAAGTCAACAAAGGCATAAGTAACAATGACAATGAAAGAGAAAAGAAGGCCAAGAGCAAGAAATACACGGGATCTAATCAAATGATTCTCCCGTTTCTTTAATTAAAGATTTTCAGGTAGGAGTTTGGATCTTTCCACTCCGTATTCTTCAAACAAAGCATTCTTAGCAACATAGTATCTGTGTAAATTGATATTATAGTCAACTTTCGCTCGGACAAGGGATAATTGGTCTTGCACATGTGTGTCTAAAGCATTTTTGACCGCCAGTGCATTGAACCTTCCTTGTTGGAAGGAACGTAAAACACCGTTGTAGTATTTTTTAGATTCTTCTTCTGTGCGTTTTGCATTTTCCATCACTTGGAAAGATGCTTTTAAAATATCGATTCTTGTTTTGACATCATCAGAAACAGCCTTTGTCAGGTCTGCTTCTTCCAAAGATACCTGGCGTTTTTGGATTTCTGCATCACGAATTCCAGCCTTCACACCTTTGTCCATAATAGGGTAACTTAGGTCTAAAGATCCTTGCATCACAGGGTATTGGTAAGAAAAAACTCCCGCACCTTTGTCAGTATAATTGTTTTGAGGACTGATGGTATTTTGCGCTTGGTATCCGTAAGTTCCTGCTGCTTTCAAAGAAGGAAGGGCTTCATTTTTAGCAGTTCTCATTGAAAGTTCTGCATTTTCTTTTTTACGAACAATGGCTTTGAAGTCAGCTCTATGTTTGTATGCGTAATCAATATCAGATTGGTAATCCAATTTTGCTGGTAGAGTTTCTGATAGTGGAGATGTTTTTTGGAAAACAGTGTCCTCTGGAAGGTTCAGTGAACGAATGAGTTTTCTTCGTGCTTCTTCTTTTTCCGCAACTGCCTGAGCCATCTGTCCTTCCACTTGGGAGAGAAGGGCGTTCCACTGGTTGACTTCAAAACTTTCCGAAAGTCCGAGTCCTTGTTTGCGAATGGTTAGGTCACGAACGTTCTTTGTATTTTTTAAAAGTTGTTCGAAGGTTTGGTATCCTGATTCCTTTACAGAGTAGTTCCAGTAGTCAACAAGAGTGGCAACCACTTTGTTTGCGACTTGGTCTTCCATTTGCTCGCGCATGATCTCTGTTTGGTTTTCAAGGATTTTTTCCATATTCCTTTCATTGGCACCAAAAGCATTTTTCAGTAAATCTTGTGCAATGGTTACGGAAAGGGTATCAGTATATAAAGGCGGTAGGCCAAGAGCGGTAAATCCAGCAGGAGTTTTATTCGGATCTTCAAAAGCGTTCGAGTCAAAACGTTGTGACTTCGCTTCTAATTTGAAGTAGGTTCCTGTTGTGAAAAGTTTCTCAAGTCCAGCACTGTAAGTAGTGGTTTGGGTTTTCGTTCCCGTAAAGATGTTGTTTTGGTTGAAAGGGAATTTTTTTTCATCCAATTCCGCTTTAGAAAGGGCTCGCCAAGAATACTTTCCCTCAAACTTCATGAGGTTTGTGTCAGCTTTTGCCAATTCTAGACGGGCCTGCATGACCTCGCGGTTGTTTTCTATGGCATACTTGACTGCGTCTTGTAAGCTAAGTGTAAATCCCTTATCTCCAGATTCCGCAGCCAAAAGGCCCACGGAAACGAGGAGAATCAATGTACTTGAAACCCATGAACGTTGTTCCATACTCTTAATTCAGACTCCCCATTCCCCTTGAATAGCTGTTTTTTTTTTGAGGCAAACCCTTATTTTTTAAGGGCAGCCTTCATTTTATCGCCAACTTCCCCAATGTGCGCGCAGATGCTGACACCAGCGTCTTGCATCGCAGCAATCTTAGAAGTAGCGGTTCCCATTCCACCAGAAATGATCGCACCGGCATGGCCCATACGTTTTCCTGGAGGAGCTGTTTGGCCTGCAATGAAACCAACCACGGGTTTTTTCACATGAGCTTTGATGTAAGCAGCAGCTTCTTCTTCCGAAGTTCCACCGATCTCACCAATCATTACGATTCCTTCAGTGTCTGGATCTTCGTTGAGAAGACGAACCGCTTCTGTGTGGTTCATTCCTGGAACTGGGTCTCCCCCGATTCCGATACAAGTGGACTGGCCAAGACCTGCCGCAGTTAAGGAAGCAACGGATTCATAAGTCAAAGTTCCAGAACGAGAAACGATCCCGATCTTTCCTGGAGTGTGGATGAAACCTGGCATAATTCCCATTTTCACTTTATGAAGAGGGTTGATGACCCCAGGGCAGTTTGGTCCAACCAGTTTGGTTTTGGAATTACGAAGTACACTATATACTTTTAGCATATCGTGAGTCGGAATTCCTTCTGTGATACACACTACGAGTGGGATCTCAGCAAAGATTCCTTCCAAAATCGCATCCGCTGCGAATGGAGGTGGAACAAAGATAATGGCAGCGTTTGCACCATCTTGGATCATCGCTTCTTTAATGGTATTACGAACCGGAGCTGTTTTTCCAGTTTCGGAAGTCCAGGTTTGTCCGCCTTTGCCTGGAGTGACCCCTGCAACCACTTTTGTACCATATTCTAACATTTGAGTCGCATGAAAGGATCCTTCCTTACCGGTGATCCCTTGGACGACTACTCTTGTGTTTGCGTCAACTAATACAGTCATGTTTTATAGTTCCTATTTTTTGATTAGGGAGACGATTTTGTCTGCCGCTTCACGGAGTCCTTCCACTCCCACAATGTTCATACCGGATTCGTTCAGGATTTTTTTTCCTTCTTCCGCGTTGGTTCCTTTCAATCGAACCACTACTGGAACCGATACGTTTACCTTTTTCGTAGCTTCGATAATTCCAAGAGCCACTCGGTCGCAACGAACGATACCACCGAATACGTTTACAAAGATACCTTTTACGTTTGGATCAGAAAGGATAAGACGGAAACCGTTTTCTACAGTAGTAGGGTTTGCTCCACCTCCGACGTCCAAAAAGTTTGCAGGTTCAGCACCAGCTAACTTTACGATGTCCATAGTTGCCATAGCAAGACCGGCACCATTTACCATACAACCAATGTTACCATCTAACTTAACGTAGTTGAGGTTGTATTCTTTTGCTTTTACTTCATACGGATCTTCTTCGGAGATATCACGAAGAGCTTCGTTTTCAGGGTGGCGATAGAGTGCGTTTTCATCCAAGTCCATCTTGCAGTCACCGGCAACGATTTCGTTTTGTTTTGTTAGGATGAGGGGGTTGATTTCCAATAACGCTGCATCTTCTTTGATGTATGCATTGTAAATTGAGTTTACAAGAGCAGAGAAGGACTTTTGCGCCTCCGCTGGGATTCCTAAAGCAAACGCGAGTTCACGGATTTGAGAACCTTGGATTCCGATTCCTGGATCAATTTGTATTTTGATGATTTTTTCTGGGTGAGTTTCTGCAACTTCCTCGATTTCCATTCCACCTTCGGTAGAAGCCATGATGATGGTTTTACGGAAAGCACGATCGAGTAGAATGGAAAGGTAGTATTCCTTTGCGATTTCAAGACCTTGTTCCAAATAGATTTTTAGAACTTTTTTTCCTTCTTCACCGGTTTGAGGGGTGATGAGTTGCATCCCGAGAATTCTCTCAGCAGCAGCTTTGGCGTCTTCTTTGGTTTTGGCAACCTTGACACCGCCACCTTTTCCTCGTCCACCAGCGTGGATTTGGGCTTTCACCACCACTACGGGTGATTTTTGGACAACTTCGCTATATGCCTTTTCGAAATCACCGACTGTGTCGATGACCTTTCCGAAGGGAACGTTGGCATTGTGTCTACGTAGGATTTCTTTGGCCTGGTATTCGTGGACTTTCATGGATTTCCTTATGTCATTGGTACGTCCGAAGGGCATGCCGACGGATCACTAGGGTAAGGCTCGTGGGTCGGGTGAGATTGTCAAGAGAGAATGGGGAGATCTTCTCATCCAAACTCTGGGTTAGAAGTTTTCTTTAGTTGTACAGAAATAGAACAAGGGGGATTAGATGTAGAGCGATTCGTCGGGAACATCGGGGAGTAACACGGTGAACGTGGAACCTTTCCCTTCTAAGCTTTCGACCGTGATGGTTCCGCCAAGAACTTCCACCTGGGATTTTGTAATAAAGAGTCCGATCCCCCGAGCATCTTCATTTTTATGAAAGGTTTTAAACATTCCAAAGATTTTATCCCCGTGTTTTTCTAAATTGATTCCAAGGCCATTGTCTTCAAAGACTAGAGAAACTTGGTTGTCTTTTTTATGCGCAATGATCCGAAGGAATGCTCCTTCTTTCAATCGTACGTACTTAACAGCATTAGAGATTAAGTTCAGAAGGATACTTTCTAAATATACAGGGATGATCTTGAGACTTAAATTGGTTTCTAAATTTAGGATGATTTGGATTTTTCTAGACTCAATGGATCCTTTCAGGATGTTTAATGTTTTCTGAATTTCTTTTTCCAAATAACAAACTTCCATTTGTTTGTTTAACATCTGTCCTATGGAAACAATATCATTTAGATGGATGATGGTTTCATTCAATTTATCCGCAGAAGTATGTAACATTTCCATGATACTTTTTTTTTCTTCGTCGGTTGGATTTTCTTCTAACAAACCAATGAGCGATTTAAAATTAGCGGAGTGTTGTCTGACATTATGTGAGATGATATAGGCAAAATTCTGCAAACGACTATTTTGGATCCCAGTAAAATGTAACATCTTATCTGTATTCTCCATCGCCTCTACCGTTTCAGTGATGTCTTCCAAAAGGAAAGAAAACTGGTTGGATGTGAGAATGGAGGTTCGGAGTGAATAGACTTTTTTTATACTTGCATCTTTCGGAAAAAGTTCCTCATGACCTAAAAGTATGCGAGAAGGTTTCCCTTCCGTTAACGAGTGAAGAATCTGCGAAAAAAATCCATCCGATTGGAAAGTAGGAAATAAATCTAAAATCGTTTGTGTATTTTTTTGATTTGGTTTCTGGTTTAAAATAGACAGGGCATTTTCATTTGCATAGATTAGGTGACTTTCTAACGAGAGTTCTGCGGTTGGTGACTCAAAAACAAAAACCGCATGGGGAAGGCTATTGGCAAATAAAACAAAGGTAGTGGGCAGATTGTTTTTTAGAGAAAACATAAGGGTTCTGACTTTTGCAAGGAAAACTACCCTTACCTCCCATTTGACGCGTCAATTTCCAAAATTATGTCATTCTTTTTTGGTTAAAGTTTGTTCCAATAAGGGGAAAGGCGGAGGGAATCACAGAACTTTCCCTTTGAATTGGTTTTGATGAGATCAAGCCGGTTGGCCCCATGGGGTGCCAAATAGATATCTCCATCGGCACTAAGCGCACCGCCTCGGTAGGCAGTGGCGCCACTGGGATTTGCAAAAAGAGTCTTGATGCTATGTTCTTTGGTATCAATCGATACGAAATCGGTATATCCATAAGGAACGGGATAAATTTTTCCATTGGGGGCAAGAACGGCACCATTGAACATGTCAATGGTAGGACTCGAGAGGTATAGAGGAGTCGAGATTTGATTCGTGGTCGTGTCAAGATAAATCACTGGCAATGAGTTATATGGGATCATATAGATTCGGCCATTGGGGGTTAGTATCCCTGCAATATATCTATTAGTTCCTGCGAACACATATGGGTGGGTCGTTACTGAATCGTCCTTAGTGTCCAGAATATACATTGTATTTGTTGTGAATGGGATGAAATAAATTTTACCATCGGGAGTGAGTACGCCAGTTGAAAAACCTCCCGAAGTAGGCGTTGCTACTGTACCAATTGTTTCCTTAATTGTATCATAATAACGAATGATGGTTTGGCTACTTGGTACAAAATATATTTTACCGTTAGGTGCGTATATTGCCCCGTTATAGGCGGCTGCACCCATAGACTGAGTCGCTAATACTTTTTGTTGGTTTGCATTAGTAGTATCGATGGTGAGGAAATCACCGGATACATGTGGAGATAGATAAATTTTTCCTGCAGGTCCAAGAGAACCTCCAATAAAGGCAACACCACCTGCTGAGGCACCGGCATTGGCATAAGTTTTGGCGCTGGGGTTAATGGATAAAAACATTGTGGAATCATAAGGTAGAAAATAAATTTCTCCATTCGGTGCATTGAGTGCCCCTTGGAAGGCTGTCGTGTAAGAGCTCCCTATGATTGCCTGTATTGTTTCCGATCTATATTGCGATAAAGATTCTGATCCCTCTGATCCCAGAGCGAATTGTGATTCCATCTCTGCTTTCACTTGGGGCCAATTTTCTGCTAAATGCGTTTCTTCGTAAGAAAGTTCACAAGCGGGCAACTTTAAGGCCAGATTGTACCCACATTGGTTACTTTTGTCTTTAGAGATCAGCCTGTAAAAAAGGTTGGGTAGAAAAATTGAATCTTCTAAGTCGCAAGCATTGTCTGCTTTTGGTTTTGCGCAAGAAAGGAAGAGGGAAAGAAGAAACCAGGAAATCAAAAATCGATTCATATAATAATGATTAAGTTAACCTGGTATAAGAAAGGGGAGTCCAGAATCAAGCGAGAAAGATATTTCTTAACCTTACGGATGAGTCCGTAGTAAAAACTTGGATTTTTTTTATCACGGTTGACTCTGTTCAAATCATTAACTCTGCTGAACGATTGTGCAAAAGGTTCTAAAGATGAATGTTTTCTTTTATTTTGTTTTTCTATGCATTTTTGCCATCGGCCTAGATGCAAAAGACGAAAGGATTACTAAAAATGAAAATTGGTTTTTATACCAATTTCGTCTTCCCGAATCGGCGCCGGAAGACTTTCAAGAATGGGATTCCATGTTGGTTCCCTCTCCGTCTGACTACGAATTGCCTAAAAACTTACCTGTAGGTGAATCCTTAACTTCTGAAGGAGGAAAAATCAATTTTTCTTCTAAGTCCAATTTTATTTGGGAGTTGGCAGATGGTTCCGTTTTCACACAAAGAGACGGAAGTTGGGAATGGAAAAATAATACACATACTGTACGTTCTGCCATTGGTTCCCATGCTTTATGGCAATCACTCCATTCCATTCAGTTTCCGGATGGAACCATTGTAACAAAACATAAAATTCCAAAATCAAATACAAATCAGTACACTTATCAAAAGAAAAATAAAGAGGGGCAGTTTTTGTTTTTTGACATTGTCCATCCCAAAGAATGGGGAACAGAACGTACTGTTGTCGGAGTATTTGATATTACATATTCACCAATTTGGAGTTTGGTTGTTGAATCTCTACGTGAAACCAACCGGATGACAGATTTTCTAAAAAATGCAGAAGATGAGTTTGGTTTTCGAGCCGAAAGGATCAAAGTAGTTTTACATGAATCAAAAGAAAAATTTTGGATTTATGCCGGAAAAGATCCTAAAACAAAAG of the Leptospira kanakyensis genome contains:
- a CDS encoding LpxI family protein is translated as MAPKGRLAIIAGGGELPHIGMSEALAAGEDPLFLGLIESDFVPREHSARTIPVHITQVGKILKTIQKEKITRILMLGKVRKDLLFQKLKFDLKALAILARTINRNDYPIFLAIADEFEAMGVKVISQKIYLQSLLLPEGRYTPKKFSSQELKDIDFGMFYAEKMADLDIGQMVVVCDESVIAVEAVEGTDETIKRGGLYTKKKGDAVVCKSPKAKQDDRFDLPTIGIHTFQMMLESGCKTLCIREGETLVVDPKSAIEFATKHKLNFCVIGKSGSKVLNGNQKKIP
- the sucD gene encoding succinate--CoA ligase subunit alpha, which gives rise to MTVLVDANTRVVVQGITGKEGSFHATQMLEYGTKVVAGVTPGKGGQTWTSETGKTAPVRNTIKEAMIQDGANAAIIFVPPPFAADAILEGIFAEIPLVVCITEGIPTHDMLKVYSVLRNSKTKLVGPNCPGVINPLHKVKMGIMPGFIHTPGKIGIVSRSGTLTYESVASLTAAGLGQSTCIGIGGDPVPGMNHTEAVRLLNEDPDTEGIVMIGEIGGTSEEEAAAYIKAHVKKPVVGFIAGQTAPPGKRMGHAGAIISGGMGTATSKIAAMQDAGVSICAHIGEVGDKMKAALKK
- the sucC gene encoding ADP-forming succinate--CoA ligase subunit beta, whose translation is MKVHEYQAKEILRRHNANVPFGKVIDTVGDFEKAYSEVVQKSPVVVVKAQIHAGGRGKGGGVKVAKTKEDAKAAAERILGMQLITPQTGEEGKKVLKIYLEQGLEIAKEYYLSILLDRAFRKTIIMASTEGGMEIEEVAETHPEKIIKIQIDPGIGIQGSQIRELAFALGIPAEAQKSFSALVNSIYNAYIKEDAALLEINPLILTKQNEIVAGDCKMDLDENALYRHPENEALRDISEEDPYEVKAKEYNLNYVKLDGNIGCMVNGAGLAMATMDIVKLAGAEPANFLDVGGGANPTTVENGFRLILSDPNVKGIFVNVFGGIVRCDRVALGIIEATKKVNVSVPVVVRLKGTNAEEGKKILNESGMNIVGVEGLREAADKIVSLIKK
- a CDS encoding TolC family protein, whose translation is MEQRSWVSSTLILLVSVGLLAAESGDKGFTLSLQDAVKYAIENNREVMQARLELAKADTNLMKFEGKYSWRALSKAELDEKKFPFNQNNIFTGTKTQTTTYSAGLEKLFTTGTYFKLEAKSQRFDSNAFEDPNKTPAGFTALGLPPLYTDTLSVTIAQDLLKNAFGANERNMEKILENQTEIMREQMEDQVANKVVATLVDYWNYSVKESGYQTFEQLLKNTKNVRDLTIRKQGLGLSESFEVNQWNALLSQVEGQMAQAVAEKEEARRKLIRSLNLPEDTVFQKTSPLSETLPAKLDYQSDIDYAYKHRADFKAIVRKKENAELSMRTAKNEALPSLKAAGTYGYQAQNTISPQNNYTDKGAGVFSYQYPVMQGSLDLSYPIMDKGVKAGIRDAEIQKRQVSLEEADLTKAVSDDVKTRIDILKASFQVMENAKRTEEESKKYYNGVLRSFQQGRFNALAVKNALDTHVQDQLSLVRAKVDYNINLHRYYVAKNALFEEYGVERSKLLPENL
- a CDS encoding FmdB family zinc ribbon protein — translated: MATYDYHCHTCGKDFEHVQSMKDDALTLCLCGKNGSVERRISASAGIIFKGSGFYVTDYKKNSSTPASSSGDSGST